A genome region from Haliotis asinina isolate JCU_RB_2024 chromosome 11, JCU_Hal_asi_v2, whole genome shotgun sequence includes the following:
- the LOC137256022 gene encoding sulfotransferase 1C2-like isoform X2 produces the protein MSFVKLPDAGGDKLRLLEVDGHLYPPSSADVVKGIRDLPIRPDDVFVCAYPKCGTHWVWEMARLLLSGDTEAVVEKDELMLEFIGNDVIQKFPSPRILNTHCLVEQLPRGVFEHKNKIIYILRNPKDMAVSFYHHHKKLPFYEYNGKWENYFPALMDGKVDFGSVFTYLKDWDAIGKTHPELPIMTLVYEDLKEDPLPGIRKLAKFLDCEKSEEFYVRIKELTDFNKMKTAKGNIIKAKDGGSVMYRKGEVGDWKNHFTVAQNEIFDRTYKEKMAGCDIKFRYTL, from the exons ATGTCCTTTGTCAAGCTCCCGGATGCTGGTGGAGACAAGCTGAGACTCCTGGAAGTAGACGGCCATTTGTATCCCCCTTCGTCTGCCGATGTCGTCAAGGGCATCCGCGACCTCCCCATCAGACCGGACGACGTGTTTGTATGCGCCTACCCGAAATGTG GCACGCACTGGGTGTGGGAAATGGCCAGACTGCTTCTGTCGGGCGACACGGAGGCTGTGGTTGAGAAAGACGAACTGATGTTGGAGTTCATTGGAAACGATGTTATACAGAAGTTCCCATCCCCGCGAATCTTAAACACTCATTGTCTTGTTGAGCAACTCCCGCGTGGGGTGTTCGAGCATAAGAACAAAATAATCTACATTCTGCGAAACCCCAAGGACATGGCAGTTTCGTTCTACCATCACCACAAGAAACTACCATTTTACGAATATAATGGAAAATGGGAGAATTATTTTCCTGCACTGATGGACGGGAAAG TCGACTTCGGGTCAGTTTTCACCTACCTCAAGGACTGGGATGCTATTGGGAAAACCCACCCTGAACTGCCGATCATGACACTTGTGTATGAAGATCTGAAAGAG GACCCACTTCCCGGTATCAGAAAGTTAGCAAAGTTTCTGGATTGTGAGAAATCGGAGGAATTCTATGTGAGAATAAAAGAACTGAcggatttcaacaaaatgaagACAGCGAAAGGCAACATCATAAAAGCCAAAGACGGTGGATCAGTCATGTACAGGAAAG GTGAAGTTGGCGACTGGAAAAATCACTTTACCGTGGCCCAGAATGAGATATTTGACAGGACATACAAGGAAAAGATGGCTGGTTGCGATATAAAGTTCCGATACACGTTGTAG